One window of the Candidozyma auris chromosome 6, complete sequence genome contains the following:
- the CUE5 gene encoding ubiquitin-binding protein CUE5 — protein MAKEKLSVAPTTPIDLDEVDDSAKDAKAETSDKKPETDKESESKEEDKDDKNEEKEDKKEDTKDKNEDKEDKEDKSSGKDSSKKADEESDAPPPPARPLSPLSQVKKDLKDAFPQIEDKYIQAILIASQGQPDPAFNALLYLSDPTYTPDIAIPAPPPVPPKQQDLTDDELLARQLQKEFEREERRRRSQHRKKSAPPPGEESPDEIEQLKETFTQGFEEAKSTINGWVSGLSRKFSQDPNENQNRSGQNRGQNRGQNRTQSPKLFGALGGSSFNQNQRAKRFDEDPEILSSDFHDHVNLHSEKAPSLPKRERPKEEEQHKWQPLNSDVPVTSDAFLVTDSEDEEPSNTATGAAAASTTDSKK, from the coding sequence ATggccaaagagaaattgCTGGTTGCCCCAACTACTCCAATTGACCTCGACGAGGTCGACGATTCAGCGAAAGACGCGAAAGCTGAGACGTCGGACAAGAAACCGGAGACTGATAAGGAGTCCGAGctgaaggaagaggacAAAGACGAtaagaatgaagagaaagaagacaaaaaagagGACACCAAAGACAAGAATGAAGACAAGGAAGACAAGGAAGATAAATCATCTGGAAAGGATTCGTCGAAGAAGGCTGATGAAGAGTCAGAcgctcctcctcctccagcACGTCCTCTTTCGCCTTTATCccaggtgaagaaagacttgaagGATGCGTTCCCACAGATCGAAGATAAGTACATCCAGGCGATTTTGATTGCATCGCAAGGGCAACCTGACCCTGCCTTCAATGCTTTACTCTACTTGCTGGACCCAACGTATACTCCTGATATCGCCATCCCTGCGCCTCCGCCAGTGCCTCCCAAACAACAGGATTTGACTGACGACGAGCTTTTAGCAAGACAATTACAGAAGGAAtttgagagagaagagagaagacgCCGTTCCCAGCACCGTAAGAAGAGCGCTCCTCCTCCTGGAGAAGAGTCTCCTGATGAGATTGAGcagttgaaggagactTTTACCCAGGGATTCGAGGAAGCCAAATCCACCATTAATGGCTGGGTGCTGGGGCTCTCGAGGAAGTTTTCTCAGGACCCTAATGAGAATCAAAACCGTAGCGGCCAGAACCGGGGCCAGAACCGGGGCCAGAACCGTACACAGAGCCCTAAGCTTTTCGGTGCCTTGGGTggttcttctttcaaccAGAACCAGCGTGCTAAGCGCTTTGACGAGGACCCAGAGATATTGTCACTGGACTTCCACGACCATGTAAACCTTCATCTGGAGAAGGCGCCCCTGTTGCCTAAACGTGAACGCCcgaaagaagaggagcaACATAAATGGCAACCGCTCAATTCCGATGTGCCCGTGACCCTGGATGCGTTTTTGGTTACGGATCTGGAGGACGAGGAGCCTTCTAACACAGCCACAggcgctgctgctgcaagTACTACTGATAGTAAGAAATAA